A DNA window from Camelina sativa cultivar DH55 chromosome 13, Cs, whole genome shotgun sequence contains the following coding sequences:
- the LOC104736617 gene encoding early nodulin-93-like, protein MVNRSQQNLFLIASPDEIDKIRRAESSKQAGAIAGAKAAAVAAVASAIPTLAAVRMIPWAKANLNYTAQALIVSSASIAAFFITADKTILHGARKNTEAQFKKAQQDSK, encoded by the exons ATGGTTAACCGGAGCCAGCAGAATCTCTTCCTCATAGCTTCTCCCGACGAGATCGATAAGATCCGCCGCGCCGAATCGTCCAAACAag CCGGAGCTATTGCCGGAGCTAAAGCAGCCGCCGTCGCTGCCGTCGCCAGTGCAATCCCCACA TTAGCTGCGGTTCGAATGATCCCATGGGCTAAGGCTAACCTCAACTACACTGCTCAAGCACTCATTGTTTCTTCAG CCTCCATCGCTGCGTTCTTCATAACTGCTGACAAAACCATTCTACACGGCGCAAGGAAAAACACCGAGGCTCAGTTCAAGAAAGCTCAGCAAGACTCTAAATAA